AcagatactttaacttcttcctttccattttttattcctTGATCACCGTTATTCATCTTCTTGCACtggctaggaattcaagtactatattgaatagatacagatagagtgggcagcattgccttgttcCTGACTGCAGCGAATTGCATTGAGttcctctccatttaatttgatgttggctattggcttgctgtgtattgtctttGTTAGGTTTAGGTATTTGCCTTATCTTCCTGATCTCTTCAAGTCTTTAACATGAAGGGATGCTGGAATTTagcaaaggccttttcagcagctaaggagatgataatgtagtttttttttctttcagtgtgtatatatggtggattacattaatgttttttgtatgttaaaccatctctgcatctctgggGTAAAGCATATTTGGTTGACATGTATGGTATTAGcatatattcttggatttggttttgcagtgtttttctgaaattttttggATTAATCATAAGAgaaattgttctgaaattctctctttgttgggtctttgtgtggtttaggtatcatggtgactgtggcctcCTAGAATGAGATTggaaatgttccttttgtttcaattttgtagaatagtttagGGACTATTGATATGAGCTCTTCTGTGAAAGTCTGGTCTGATCTAATTCCACACTAAAACCGTCTGGCTTTGGGCTTTTTTgggtgggagacttttaatgactgcttctatttacttGGGGGTTACAGGACTATAACCTATTGTTTGCCTTAACtggatttaactttggtaggctTTGTCAATTTTGTagaatacaggtttttgaagtaaggccTAATGATCCTTTGGATTTCCTCCATGTCTGTTGTTACATCCCTGGTTAcatttatgattttattaatttgcatactcttcttctgccttttagttagtttggctaagggtttttccactttgttgattttctaaaaaaacCAACTCtgagttttgttgattctttatgttttttttttgttgttgttgttgttgttgctaacTCAGTGATTTCCACCCTTAgtctgattatttcctgccatctatccttcttgtgtgtgtttgcttcttttgttcttgAGATTTCAGGAGcacttttaaattgctagtatgagatctctccaatttctacttgaagacacttagtgctatggatttttcttttagcactgcttttattatgtcccataagtctgGCTATGCTATGCCTTCAatgtcattgaattttagaaagtctttgaCTTCATTCATGAACGTAGTATTAATTGGCATTGTTCTGATCACTAAGGATAATGAgccaatttttaaatgtaatggGTGCTTTTTCTGCATGTTCACCTAtatgcctgccagaagagggaaccagatccctatatagatggttgtgagcaactcTGACCTTACTGGGAAGAGAACAgtggacctctgcaagagcatccagtgctctcaaccactgtgCTATCCATTTCACCAGCCCATGGATAATGAACAGTTTTACCAATATTTCTAAGCCATTTTCGTTTCTTCTCTTGAGACCTCTCTGTTCAGAGACACACCTTAGTATTTAATACTTCTGTGATTTCCCAGAGCCATGTAGTTTCTAACTATATTCTAAATACTTACATTTACATTCAGAGTGGAGATGTCACCCCTTATCAAAGAAGATTGTTTTGCAAAAGACAGAAGCTAATGTAGAAAGCCTGTAGGAATACTGTCAAAATACAAGGATTAGATGACCTTGGGGTGCCCTGTCTTGATTGGTAGCTCTACAACACAACACTTATTACTGAAGTCTCAGAGAGCACTGTGGAAGAGAGGTTTGAaatattgtaaaagccagaagactAGAACGAATACTGTAGAGTATGTCATGAGGCTAcatccatgaaatctcaacaatatggttgtCTAAGCAAGACCTGCATAATGAGAACACCAATTGAAATGCCAACACGGTTGGGGGAAATTTGACGAGGCTCACCCCAAATGAAGATCTACAGGTTCCCAATGActgctgggagaaggagaatcAGTCCTCTCTATGGATAAAGCCTCTGAGAGCTATCAATCTTAAATTATGAAccttaaacacatatacatacaaccGGACTCAAATGGCTACATATGAAAGTAATGTGTAAcatgtgtgtaaatgtatgtatatCACAGTAAAAGTTATAagagaagaggtcatgaatttcaGAAAGAATAAGGGGAATGGGAAAGACAGGAGGGCCAGAGGCAGAGAGGTGGGGATGATATAAGTATATTACCAGAGTTTCTTGGCAGACACTCTACCCCAATTCAAATTTGAAAACATAATGTTCTCTTTAGTTTACAGTGGTTGCAGATGACCTTAACTTGGGTGATGTAAGGAAACACTCACTCCGGATGAAGAAGACTCCAACAGAGCAAAGGATTATAGTCAGGGACAgactgttgaaaatattttatttagattcATTACAGTAATATTGGTgatcagacccagaaagacaaatgcatgCTCCCTCtcatctttgtcttttagttCCAGATCCTCAGATCAAATGGAggccatcacagaaaaccactcCTAGACACAATGCAAAGATCAACAGACTGTGGGGAGCCTGGCTCCTATGGCTACATCCATATCACAGCTCCTGTGttatggctcagggaacatttcagaagagagggagaaaagattgTACGACCCAGAATACCAGTAAGTCTGCTGTAAAAGAGTCCATCCTAGAAATGGCTAAACAATAAGACTGGAACAATTTCAATATCAATAGAGCCAttaacatgaaaaggcaaaagtCTCACGAATATCACTCCTAGACAAAGAATTACATGCAACTAATGATCGCTGGAAGAAGGATAATCAGCATCTCTAagtgtttaattattattattattgttatttaaataATTACTTGAAATCTTTAAACACAGTACAATGAAAGTGCTTAGATCTTTCAAAAAAATTGtgttcctaaaaacaaaacactccacAAAAAACATGAACCAAGCTCCAAATGCTATTCAAATTTTTTGATTAGAAGTATTTTAAtagcaaaaaaaatcaaggtaAGATATTGTTGAAAGTactttaaaattagttttctccacaGTGTCATAATTTGAATGGGTAATAAATGGTCAAATTATCAAAATTATGTACATGAAATTGTATTAAAAATGCTAAATACCTGACTTTTAATAGTGAACAGATTGTGTGAATTAGGATGAAGGCCCTATCGGGTATTTAAGGTACACATTCTAATTTTTTATCCCATGGAATACTACTGCCAATCAGTATACTATTTAATCTCATAAGAATGAGAAATTGTGGGTTTCAATTCAGCCACAGACTGCACTTTGAAAACAGGTCATTCTAAATACAGAAAAGTAAGAAGTGAattgcaaaataattttattattcctCATTAGCAAGAAAGGGCAGATGGTTGAGTAGCAGGTGGTTAAAAGTACATTAATTCCCTCCAACCTTGGAATTTTTGTTTGTGCATAAATGCCATAAAAGGTGATGGAGTTGTTTAACCAATAAATGAACACAAAGCAGCTCACCAGAAACAGGATGTGGTGAGTGGCTTTGCTTTCAGGAGATGGCTGGGAGGAGAAGCTTAGGCTGTGGAGGCACTGAGCTCTCTTGTGGTGTCTGTAGAGGAAAGTCATCTTGTAGCAGCTGGCACAAGTCATGATGGACACAAAGAAGAGATCGTGAATGAATATGACACTTAAAAATATCCATGAGTTGCTGTTCCCAAAGTACTTGTTTTGACAGTAAGCATGCAAATATCCACTGCCAACATGAGTAGAgttgattttggctattacagCTTCAAAGATATATGCATAGATGAGCAGGTTAATGAGCCAGGAGCAaagtaaggaaaaaaaagcccATGTAGAGAGTTTAGGCTTAAGCCATGCCCACTTAGAATTACTAGGAATGATGGTGATGACTTGACATGTGCTTACAACACAGGTGGTGCAGATTGACATACCCCGTAGGACTCTGGTCATAAACAAAACTGCCTTACAACCAATATCATCCAGAAGGTTGGGTACTCCAAAGGATGCCAGGATATCTGGTATTAATGAGAATGTGATGAACAGCATGTTAACAATTGTCAGGTGAGTGAAAACTGAATCTATCAACTTCATAAAATGAGGCTTAAAGAAGTAACTATAtaagtataaaatgaaaatt
This is a stretch of genomic DNA from Meriones unguiculatus strain TT.TT164.6M chromosome 1, Bangor_MerUng_6.1, whole genome shotgun sequence. It encodes these proteins:
- the LOC110542746 gene encoding vomeronasal type-1 receptor 4-like; this translates as MVPSDTILGIFLISQLCIGVIGNSTIFILYLYSYFFKPHFMKLIDSVFTHLTIVNMLFITFSLIPDILASFGVPNLLDDIGCKAVLFMTRVLRGMSICTTCVVSTCQVITIIPSNSKWAWLKPKLSTWAFFSLLCSWLINLLIYAYIFEAVIAKINSTHVGSGYLHAYCQNKYFGNSNSWIFLSVIFIHDLFFVSIMTCASCYKMTFLYRHHKRAQCLHSLSFSSQPSPESKATHHILFLVSCFVFIYWLNNSITFYGIYAQTKIPRLEGINVLLTTCYSTICPFLLMRNNKIILQFTSYFSVFRMTCFQSAVCG